The stretch of DNA ACATTGTGCACTGTATAATTGTGTTGAATATCTGTACACTGCCCGTGTTCCACCgtttctttaaaataaaatgtatttataccaTTTGTTTTGTTCACCCATCCAACCAGCAATAACAAAAGGGGAAAGGTCTTCATTTCACTTCTGTGTTTCTATTAATGTTGTGAAGAGAATTAGAAGGCACCTGTAAGGTTTTTGGGGTCTCAATCCTGTAATGGTGAGTTGAGGCACGTGATGCATGTGCAGTCATAGTCTGCTGCTTTTATATTACATTTACGTACGTGCTGCAAACCTTTTTAGTACTGATCAGCCTGTGCTTTAGCCTCCTTTTTGGAATACTAGATCTCTCCAGAAAGTCAATGACTTATCAGTTTGTTTTGTGTCTTTTAAGTTTGCAGAAATCCTGGAGAAGATTGAAGAATATGTCAAAAAGCAGCCAAAGGCATCTGAAGGTATATAActtcttattgtgtttttttttttaaaggataggGAGGAAATCATGAGCCATCATCTAATGGTGTCTGAAGCCGCAATAGAGAGAATCATGGTGCCTGCGCTGTATACGGACATTTTGCAGATGGGCTAAGAAGGGAAAATAAATTGAAAGGGGAGTTACACGTTTTGAGTATTGTCTGTTCCATGTAACATACTAAAGAACAGGAAGGGAAAAACATACCCTTTAAATAAAATGGAAGCTTGAGTGTATTTTAGAGGTAGAATGTAGGTCATGAATAAGTTGCAGTGTCGTCAAATCTTACTTGTGAGAGGGATGCGAATGGGTTGTGCATTTTCCTTACTAAcattactttcattttttttttgttttctcctAAACAATCCCCAGTGATGGGCCCTGTGGAAGCTGCCCCAGAGTACAAGGTTATTGTTGATGCAAACAATTTGACTGTGGAGATTGAAAATGAGCTAAGTACGTACCTTACTTTGTTGATACCGTAACCATACCATTGGCAACATATAAGCTTGTTGTATATGAACCTGGAgtgtcctttttttttatttattttttattaaattgataTTCCATAGGGCTGGAGAAGCCCAGCATCTGCCAAGTGATTTGTTAAATATAACTCTCCAATCGTTTTTGTTTAAATAATGAACTAGGGCACTGCTTCTCAAACTTCTCCTCTAGCTAAACAAGATATTAGTAATGACCACTGGTGAATGCACCGTCTTCACATAGGAATAGAATGTTGGTCGCAAAAGTAATTCTGACTCGGTCTGAGATGCACTGAAATTAGAAACTCTATCTTCATTCCTTCAGATATCATTCACAAGTTTATCCGGGATAAATACTCAAAGAGATTTCCAGAGTTGGAGTCCCTCGTTCCAAATGCATTGGATTATATTCGAACAGTGAAGGTAGGTGATTATTATGCATCGGAGTATTGTTCTTGGTCAGTACATGTACATTCACGGACAGATACATTAAGGACAAGTCCCATCAATGACCATATTCTATTTGCTAATGTAAAATATTAAGATCTTTATGAAATGACAAGCTATGCAACCATAAGACTGAGCCTTTTATATAATTCACTTGCCTGAAATGTTGTTTATCTCAAGATCATTTTACAGTCTTGGAGCGGTTCCCCCGCCATATTGATTGATTTCCTTCAGCTGCTGAAGACACCTGTATTATTTTGCGCCCTTTGACCAGAACCTCTTGTGATGCTGTGCAGTTCTCTGCAGATGTAATAAGAGTAACATTGATACCGTCTTTTCTGTGTTCTAGGAGCTGGGAAATAGCCTAGATAAATGCAAAAACAACGAGAACCTTCAGCAAATCCTGACTAATGCAACTATAATGGTTGTGAGTGtgactgcttccaccacccaggggtaGGTCCGCATATCTGAAATATACTTTGTTCCAGTGCTTTTACTTATTCTTTCCACTCAGATCCTGTCCTgttcaccctgccccccatctgatatctgatctcagcagcatgTAATCTCACCAATAAGATCTTTTTTATTATTGGCCTCCATCTTTTCTTTGCCTGGGCAGACAGCAACTGACTGATGATGAGTTGGCGCGTATTGAGGAAGCCTGTGATATGGCACTAGAGCTGAATCAGTCCAAGCACAGAATCTACGAGTACGTGGAGTCCCGCATGTCCTTCATTGCTCCCAACCTCTCCATCATTGTGGGGGCCTCTACAGCGGCCAAGATCATGGGTAAGGGATAATCGTTTTATACTCTAGTCTGTTTTTTAAAGTCCACTCTGGCCTGGGCACCCAAAATGTGGACCCTGTGTTGCAGCGCTCACTGACCTGTCAGTCAACGCTGCGGCTGGCAACAGTACGCCTGATCCTGCGTTCCTAGCACGGCATCAAAGCAGGATGAAGTGTGCTGCGATCGGCCATGGCAGTGAGTGACTGTCACTGCTGCACCGCTTCGGATGGGGTGATGGGAAGGATGTATCGGAGAGTGGGCTGGGGGAAGGAGCAAGGTGGAGGGCTCCAGGACTCTGCTTTCAATTAAGCCAGCTAGAACCTGCCACTTAACAACTCTGGCTCCTAAAAATTCTAGGATAGACACTCGATCCTTCAAGAGTAGGGTCTAAACAAAGCAATAGCaaatatagttatatagtagatgagcttGAAGAGACATATGTCCATTaacttcaacctatgctaaatttagactaccgatacttatcctatgttttgtatttacagtattttgatccagaggaaagccaccaaaaaccccagtgaaacagtATTTATGAATGTATAAAATCTTTTTAATACGCCGCACAACAAAGTTAAACATATCTCTCACAAGATGCTGACTGCTCTCGCACTAGCTAGGATGTATATAGCACTTTCTCCCTACTATTCGAATCCGTGGTTTATAGCAGACATGGAACAAAATTAGTTCCTCAATGCTCCACGGGTTTGGAGCAAGGTAGTTGTATGGTACGAACATCCTGATCTCTCTGCCACTCACATCTTAATTAGAtgtcacacgtgtgtgtgtgtgtgtgtgtgtgtgtgtataaaggatACTGTGGGTCCCATGTATTCACCTGACGAAGGGAGGTTTCTCTTCCCCTGAAATGTAGTGCTTGTTTTTGTTTTCTGCATGATCTAAAACCGTGCGGTTTGTGCAGATTTGGACACCATTACCATCGTGCTGCTACTCCATTGCCTGAACCAATAGTTAGCCTGAACCAATAACAAATAGTTTGCCTGAACCAATAGTTAAATAGGAACTAGAAGTTTTGCATTATGAGACACTACTTCTGAATCCTACTGTTTTCAGTCCACCAGGCTTTTTGTGGTATCTGCTGTTAAACTATTTTAATAGATGAAGGAAAACTTTATTCCGACTCTTCCATGTTCTCTACGTAACATAAGTAGATACAgatatagatttttatttttcaaactctAAAAACATAAGTAATTTTTCTTCACATTTCTTTCCTAGAATATTTTGTTTTTGCCTAACGTGCTGTTAGTAGTGTTTCCATAGTGGATGCTAACCATTTTCAGTGATGTAACAGCTGGCTGACTTTGTTTTCCTAACAGGGGTTGCCGGCGGCCTCACAAACCTCTCAAAGATGCCGGCTTGTAATGTCATGCTCTTGGGAGCTCAGAGAAAAACATTATCTGGTTTCTCCAGCACCTCCGTGCTGCCTCACACAGGCTACATCTATTACAGCGACATAGTCCAAACCTTGCCATCAGTAAGTCTGAGGATCGCTTTGCttgatacatttttatttttaaaccttcTGTTGATACCGATCAGTCCCGAAACTGCTTTGTTCCCCTCTAGGACTTGCATCGAAAGGCAGCACGACTGGTCTCTGCAAAATGCACTTTGGCCGCGCGCGTGGATAGTTTTCACGAGAGTGTGGAAGGAAAGGTCCGTCTTGCAGCAGTAATGGTTTTATACTTTCCTTctcaatatacatgtatataaacTGGTGTTCGCTTTTAAAGGCCACTGCTATGATTTCTGCTTTTGTTTCACCCCACAGGTTGGTTATGACCTGAAAGAGGAGATTGAAAGAAAGTTTGACAAGTGGCAGGAACCCCCTCCAGTCAAACAAGTGAAGCCACTTCCTGCTCCGCTTGATGGGCAGAGGAAGAAACGTGGAGGACGCAGGTGAGGGCACAAACTAGTTACTGCCACAATGTACTTGGGACTATTTGCGCAAACTGGTGGTTACTTATTACCTTTTGGATCTgcgcatgtttgtccttatttgtacaaCGCTGTTTGTGTaatgatcaaatctctgtacccccattgtactgcgctgcagaatatgttggcgccttACAAATAAGCGATAATGGTGTCCTGCTTTGCCTTCTGCAGGTACCGAAAAATGAAGGAGCGCCTTGGGCTAACAGAGATCCGCAAGCAGGCCAACCGGATGAGCTTCGGCGAGGTTTGTTTTCAGAACATTTTGCGTGGGATATCCAAGCTTGATCCACCGTTAACGCTATTCAAGTCCCTTTCATTATCTGCCAGGGACGAGTTCCAATACCAGTATCCGATCTTGGTAAACCCTAGTGTTGACGTCCAAATGAGCTAGAGGTTGAGGAAGAGATACATTGGATTATAACAGCCGCTCCCGCCGATTACCATCACATGCTGGTGCCGATTCTGGTTACTTAAAAGCAACTTCCTACATGAGATGCTTGTTGTCTCAATGTCGTCACAAATATCTTACTCCGAGGACGGAGAGACATGTGACCCAAGGAAGTAGTTGCTGTAAGCCATAGACTAGGAGCGCCATGTGACCGAGAAGTGGTCAATGGAAGCTACGGAGAAGAAAACTGAAGCTTCTGTGTTTCTAGaatattttctctttcccttcagATTGAAGAAGATGCGTATCAGGAAGATTTGGGCTTCAGCTTGGGGCATCTCGGGAAGTCTGGAAGTGGCCGAATCCGGCAAGCTCAAGTCAATGAAGCTACCAAGGCCCGGATCTCCAAAACGTTACAGGTAAAACAGTTCGGGCACCCTGTAGAAAAGCATAAACTAAATAGGAAAAAAAGCATCTCCAGTCCAAAAGCCATCCGTTTACTCAACCAATTCTCTGCTATTTATTGGGGGTGTATGTTGCAGTTCTGTTTCTGGCctcacaagtgtgtgtgtgtgttgcataaaAGACAAGGTGACGGTGCCAGAGGATAGGGAGGGCTTAACGATATGGGGATGAGAATAGGAGCAAAAGATCTTGTGAGGGAATGTGCTCGAAACGGAAAGTTGTAGAGGGAGAAGTGCAGCTTGGAAACGTTCAATTTTGTAACCGGGGAGGTTCGGGTATAAGCAGAGTCAAGGAAGGGACACAAGTGATCTTTGGATAGCATCCACATTGCTGTTTTTAAGGTGGTCAGGaaaggctgagggggggggggggggg from Ascaphus truei isolate aAscTru1 chromosome 6, aAscTru1.hap1, whole genome shotgun sequence encodes:
- the PRPF31 gene encoding U4/U6 small nuclear ribonucleoprotein Prp31 isoform X2; translated protein: MSLADELLADLEEAAEENFIDEDDLETIEEVQEEMQVDLNAESVKSIAKLWDSKIFAEILEKIEEYVKKQPKASEVMGPVEAAPEYKVIVDANNLTVEIENELNIIHKFIRDKYSKRFPELESLVPNALDYIRTVKELGNSLDKCKNNENLQQILTNATIMVVSVTASTTQGQQLTDDELARIEEACDMALELNQSKHRIYEYVESRMSFIAPNLSIIVGASTAAKIMGVAGGLTNLSKMPACNVMLLGAQRKTLSGFSSTSVLPHTGYIYYSDIVQTLPSDLHRKAARLVSAKCTLAARVDSFHESVEGKVGYDLKEEIERKFDKWQEPPPVKQVKPLPAPLDGQRKKRGGRRYRKMKERLGLTEIRKQANRMSFGEIEEDAYQEDLGFSLGHLGKSGSGRIRQAQVNEATKARISKTLQRTLQKQSVVYGGKSTVRDRTSGTASSVAFTPLQGLEIVNPHAAEKKVGEANQKYFSSMAEFLKVKSEKSGTMTQ
- the PRPF31 gene encoding U4/U6 small nuclear ribonucleoprotein Prp31 isoform X1, coding for MSLADELLADLEEAAEENFIDEDDLETIEEVQEEMQVDLNAESVKSIAKLWDSKIFAEILEKIEEYVKKQPKASEVMGPVEAAPEYKVIVDANNLTVEIENELNIIHKFIRDKYSKRFPELESLVPNALDYIRTVKELGNSLDKCKNNENLQQILTNATIMVVSVTASTTQGQQLTDDELARIEEACDMALELNQSKHRIYEYVESRMSFIAPNLSIIVGASTAAKIMGVAGGLTNLSKMPACNVMLLGAQRKTLSGFSSTSVLPHTGYIYYSDIVQTLPSDLHRKAARLVSAKCTLAARVDSFHESVEGKVRLAAVGYDLKEEIERKFDKWQEPPPVKQVKPLPAPLDGQRKKRGGRRYRKMKERLGLTEIRKQANRMSFGEIEEDAYQEDLGFSLGHLGKSGSGRIRQAQVNEATKARISKTLQRTLQKQSVVYGGKSTVRDRTSGTASSVAFTPLQGLEIVNPHAAEKKVGEANQKYFSSMAEFLKVKSEKSGTMTQ